In Streptomyces sp. NBC_00448, the following are encoded in one genomic region:
- a CDS encoding YceI family protein has protein sequence MAIPGTAEQSLPAAGTYEIDPVASTVRFDTRAVFGLLPVRGTFTISHGRITVAESPEESSVEVAMDAASFESGNQQRDDHVRSSDYLDVARHPEIVFRSQSLGRSAQDASLQGEMTACGVSQPVLVTINSVACEDRRITADATATIDRYAFGITKAKGMTGRRLKITLEVVANR, from the coding sequence ATGGCGATACCAGGCACTGCAGAGCAGTCCTTACCAGCAGCAGGCACCTATGAGATCGATCCAGTGGCATCGACGGTCCGTTTCGACACGCGGGCCGTGTTCGGGCTGCTCCCGGTCCGTGGGACGTTCACTATCAGTCATGGCCGGATTACCGTTGCTGAGTCGCCGGAAGAGTCGTCGGTGGAAGTCGCGATGGACGCGGCCAGCTTCGAGTCCGGCAATCAGCAGCGCGACGATCACGTCAGGTCCTCCGACTACCTGGACGTGGCACGACATCCCGAGATCGTCTTCCGGAGCCAGAGCCTGGGAAGATCCGCCCAGGATGCCTCACTGCAAGGAGAGATGACTGCCTGCGGAGTATCGCAGCCGGTTCTCGTCACGATCAATTCCGTTGCCTGCGAAGACAGGAGGATCACAGCCGACGCCACCGCCACGATAGACAGATACGCCTTCGGCATCACAAAAGCCAAGGGCATGACGGGTCGCCGTCTAAAGATCACCTTGGAAGTGGTCGCAAACCGCTGA
- a CDS encoding DDE-type integrase/transposase/recombinase, whose product MNDAFHGVETELGVVAACRLTGRSRATHYRRLRPPAAPRPRTAGAQPSALSAEERLAVMELMNSAEYAELPPAQIWARELDAGRYHCSVSTMYRILREHSQSGERRRQATHPPRVVPELVATGPSQVFSWDITKVAGPTKGVWYHAYVIIDIFSRYIAGHTVERAESAQRAEELIRETIALNGIVPNTVHADRGTSMTSKKVSQLLIDLGVTRSHSRPKVSNDNPYSEAQFKTTKYMADFPERFDSLAHAREWFEAFIAYYNHEHRHSGIAWHTPASIHFGTADEVRDQRAATLAQAYAHHPERFGRRPRPPEIPRTAWINDPAKRREPTPQSS is encoded by the coding sequence ATGAACGACGCCTTCCACGGCGTCGAGACCGAGCTAGGTGTCGTGGCCGCTTGCCGACTGACCGGCCGCTCCCGCGCCACCCACTACCGCCGGCTGCGGCCACCGGCCGCACCCCGACCCCGCACGGCCGGCGCCCAGCCGTCCGCCCTGAGCGCCGAAGAGCGCCTGGCCGTAATGGAGTTGATGAACAGCGCCGAGTACGCGGAACTGCCGCCCGCGCAGATCTGGGCCCGCGAGCTGGATGCCGGCCGCTACCACTGCTCGGTCTCCACGATGTACCGGATCCTGCGGGAACACAGCCAAAGCGGTGAACGCCGCCGCCAGGCGACCCACCCTCCCCGGGTGGTGCCGGAACTGGTCGCCACCGGCCCGTCACAGGTCTTCTCCTGGGACATCACCAAGGTCGCCGGACCGACGAAGGGCGTCTGGTACCACGCCTACGTCATCATCGACATCTTCAGCCGGTACATCGCCGGCCACACCGTCGAACGCGCCGAGTCCGCCCAGCGGGCGGAGGAACTGATCCGCGAGACCATCGCCCTCAACGGCATCGTGCCCAACACCGTGCACGCCGACCGCGGCACGTCCATGACCTCCAAGAAGGTGTCCCAGTTGCTGATCGATCTGGGCGTCACCCGGTCGCACTCACGACCCAAGGTCTCCAACGACAACCCTTACAGCGAGGCCCAGTTCAAGACCACGAAGTACATGGCGGACTTCCCGGAAAGGTTCGACTCCCTGGCCCATGCCCGTGAGTGGTTCGAGGCGTTCATCGCCTACTACAACCACGAGCACCGTCACTCCGGCATCGCCTGGCACACCCCCGCCAGCATCCATTTCGGCACCGCCGACGAGGTCCGCGACCAACGGGCCGCCACCCTCGCTCAGGCATACGCACACCACCCCGAACGCTTCGGGCGCCGCCCCCGGCCACCCGAGATACCCCGGACTGCCTGGATCAACGATCCCGCCAAGCGCCGAGAACCAACACCACAAAGCTCATAG
- the istA gene encoding IS21 family transposase, whose translation MAPPKSKVDLYAAIRRDARAGMSHRALMREHGVGFRTVKAALESVWPEPRKRPRPRGTRLDAYKPLIDQMLRVDLDAPRKQRHTVKRIFDRLVDEHAAQGVTYPMVRAYVAERRQQIKVEAGRGPVNAFIPQTHRPGAEAEVDFGDVKVRLAGELVTCYLFAMRLCYSGKAVHRVFASCGQEAFLEGHVHALSVLGGVPTGKVRYDNLKAAVARVLGSRARAENERWTAFRSHYAIEAAYCLPGIEGAHEKGGVEGQIGWFRRNHLVPVPEVASLAELNVMIEQWDVADERRRIGSRPRAVSEYFAVERSLLHPLPGEPFETGRLFSLRVDRFSQVSVRTNRYSVPVRLIGRTVRVMLHASELVVYDGQKEVARHERLIAKGQTRLVLDHYLEALVKKPGAFPGATALEQAKSAGKFTPVHDAWWAAACKAHGDRDGTRALIEVLLLGRHLTHEYLVAGLAAALRAGALTADAVALEARKAAEADDVDEPPVSARSDRATVTFLTQRRLAHLPPDTRPPPSVAAYDQLLKARQPADRPAIQGE comes from the coding sequence ATGGCGCCACCGAAGTCCAAGGTCGATCTGTACGCGGCGATCCGCCGTGATGCCCGGGCGGGGATGTCCCACCGGGCTTTGATGCGCGAGCACGGTGTCGGATTCCGCACGGTCAAAGCGGCGTTGGAGTCGGTGTGGCCGGAGCCTCGGAAGAGACCGCGGCCCCGGGGAACACGGCTGGATGCGTACAAGCCGTTGATCGACCAGATGCTGCGGGTTGACCTGGACGCCCCGCGCAAGCAGCGGCACACCGTCAAGCGGATCTTCGACCGGCTGGTCGACGAGCACGCGGCGCAGGGGGTGACCTATCCGATGGTCCGGGCCTATGTCGCCGAGCGGCGCCAGCAGATCAAGGTCGAGGCGGGCCGCGGACCGGTGAACGCGTTCATTCCGCAGACCCACCGGCCCGGGGCGGAGGCGGAGGTCGACTTCGGGGACGTGAAGGTGCGCCTGGCCGGAGAGCTGGTCACCTGCTATCTGTTCGCGATGCGGCTGTGCTACTCGGGCAAGGCGGTGCACCGCGTCTTCGCCTCCTGCGGCCAGGAGGCGTTCCTGGAGGGCCACGTCCACGCTCTCAGCGTGCTGGGCGGTGTCCCGACGGGCAAGGTCCGCTACGACAACCTCAAGGCCGCGGTCGCCCGGGTGCTGGGCTCGCGCGCGAGGGCGGAGAACGAGCGATGGACCGCGTTCCGCTCGCATTACGCCATCGAGGCCGCGTACTGCCTGCCCGGCATCGAGGGCGCCCACGAGAAAGGCGGGGTTGAGGGGCAGATCGGCTGGTTCCGCCGTAATCACCTGGTCCCGGTCCCGGAGGTCGCCTCCCTGGCCGAGCTGAACGTGATGATCGAGCAGTGGGACGTGGCGGACGAACGGCGCCGGATCGGCTCCCGGCCACGGGCGGTAAGTGAGTACTTTGCTGTCGAACGGTCGTTGCTGCACCCGTTGCCGGGCGAACCGTTCGAGACTGGGCGGCTGTTCAGTCTGCGGGTGGACCGCTTCAGCCAGGTCAGTGTCCGCACCAACCGCTACTCGGTGCCGGTGCGGCTGATCGGCCGGACGGTGCGGGTCATGCTGCACGCGTCCGAACTGGTGGTCTACGACGGGCAGAAGGAAGTCGCCCGGCATGAGCGCCTCATCGCCAAAGGTCAGACCCGACTCGTGCTGGACCACTACCTGGAGGCCCTGGTCAAGAAGCCCGGCGCCTTTCCCGGCGCGACCGCCCTGGAACAGGCGAAGTCCGCGGGCAAGTTCACCCCGGTCCATGACGCCTGGTGGGCCGCGGCCTGCAAGGCCCACGGGGACCGGGACGGCACCCGGGCTTTGATCGAGGTCCTGCTGCTGGGCCGCCACCTCACCCACGAGTACCTGGTCGCCGGACTCGCCGCCGCCCTGCGGGCAGGCGCGTTGACCGCGGATGCGGTCGCGCTGGAGGCGCGGAAGGCAGCCGAGGCCGACGACGTGGACGAGCCACCCGTCTCCGCCCGGTCGGACCGGGCGACGGTGACGTTTTTGACCCAGCGGAGGCTTGCCCACCTGCCGCCCGACACCCGGCCGCCGCCCTCGGTTGCGGCCTACGACCAGCTGCTGAAAGCCCGGCAGCCGGCCGACCGCCCCGCGATCCAGGGAGAGTGA
- a CDS encoding transposase family protein, protein MVTYVATLDVPRHVVDHLSRLLAAHRRRLRTPRGSRALGPFRQALLVLRWFRGKACVHCLARDAGVSQATGYRYLHEGIDVLAEQTPDLHDVLNRCRRDGMTHVILDGTLIASDRLAGVRDNGNDLWFSQKHKAFGGNVQFLSSPDGSPLWVSDVEPGSTPDITAARIHALPALYKAATDGLPTLADKGYIGAGIGIHVPVRRPKGKSEQALHTDTRTTNTLIRDLRALGERAAAELKERWRALKHVSLSPSRIGDIARATLVLNGIWK, encoded by the coding sequence GACGGCTGCGCACCCCGCGGGGATCTCGGGCGCTGGGCCCGTTCCGCCAGGCCCTGCTGGTCCTGCGCTGGTTCCGCGGGAAGGCTTGCGTGCACTGCCTGGCCCGCGACGCGGGCGTCTCCCAGGCCACCGGCTACCGCTACCTGCACGAAGGCATCGACGTCCTCGCCGAGCAGACTCCAGACCTGCACGACGTCCTGAACCGCTGCCGACGGGACGGAATGACGCACGTCATCCTGGACGGCACCCTCATCGCCTCCGACCGTCTCGCGGGAGTCCGCGACAACGGCAATGACCTGTGGTTCAGCCAGAAACACAAGGCATTCGGCGGCAACGTGCAGTTCCTGTCGTCCCCGGACGGCAGCCCGCTGTGGGTCTCCGACGTCGAACCCGGCTCCACCCCCGACATCACCGCCGCCCGTATCCACGCACTGCCCGCCCTCTACAAGGCCGCCACCGACGGCCTGCCGACACTCGCCGACAAGGGCTACATCGGCGCCGGCATCGGCATCCACGTCCCGGTCCGCCGCCCCAAGGGCAAGTCCGAACAAGCCCTACACACCGACACCCGCACCACGAACACCCTGATCAGAGACTTGCGCGCCCTCGGCGAACGGGCAGCCGCCGAGCTCAAGGAACGCTGGCGCGCGCTCAAGCACGTCTCCCTCAGCCCCAGCCGGATCGGCGACATCGCCCGCGCCACACTCGTCCTCAACGGAATCTGGAAATGA